The window ACTTCTGATTTTGATCCAATTTGTAGACCTTTTTAATACAAAGTGTTGCTTAGTTAATTTTGAATGGTCACTAAGAAAATATTCTGGTTCAACAATCAACTACTCTATTTTAATTGGTGTTCTGGACTGGCAATTAGCAAGGCTTATCGTTCCATCTACCAAATGTTCAAACTATATATCTACCCCCAACCAAACGTTTTAAATTGGATTACTTACCTTCAAATTTGAGTAGTCACAAGCAACTTTGACCCAACTAACACCTATCACAACTTTTACTTGTATGTATTACCTGATTGGTCAATTAGCTTGTTTAAAGTTCGATTAAACCCAATATGGACCGATAATCGATCGACAAAAGTAAAACATGTCTATGCCCTAACCTAAAAAGCCTGATTATCTAAATGGGCGGAAACAAAGCTTTAAATTGGTATCTATTCAAAGTCGAATTCGATGACATATAATGTTTCCATTCAATctctaccaaaaacaaaaaaaatgtttccATTCAATAGAATGACTTCATCCTTTGGTCCCCTCTCCTCTCCTTAAAAAAAACAGTGTTGGGTgtcataaaaattacaaaaagaaagaaagaaaagagtggttgaaaattgaaataatgCATATTTAATAAATTTTGGGTGAGAGGAATCACTCTTTGTGTAGAGTAGTGAATTATCTACTCTCCAGTCTCCACACATACATTCTCCCACATCCCACATGCCATGTCAGACTTGGTTGAAATTTTATAGATAAATAGACCTATGAGGTCTTCTGCTTTGGTGTCTAAGTTTCAACCTAAATGGTGTTGGCCAAATCATAAAACAaaacttaaaaatcagaaatatgcATATTAATTTGGATTCTCTCCAATGAGCATCCCGTTCAATTGTacaatgaggcatccaatggttggtctGCTACGCACATTTCCCAATGCATGATGAATGCCATTTAGAACCGTACAAGAATAGAAACCCGCCTCAAAAGTTAAGAGGGGACAAATTTATGGGGCAAACTTATGGGCTTTTTGGACCAGGGATGGAGATTCGAAGCCGATACATCTAGTTTGCCCTGCATCTAAGAATCTAGCTTTTAAAAGGTGGCTGGCTGATAAGATTCCCCAAACATACATGCTTCAACAACGTTATGAAAGTTTGTTCTATTGGGGTTGAGTTTTTCTCACACAAATAATGATAGaagctaatttttttatttttttgatgaaagtgtaatcacacaaatcacacaccaatcccaaaagattaaccaatttttaggaccgtggaatgatGGATATATGGTAGATGTCAATTTGAACACATGGACATGCATATTATtatatggagaaagttttcctatGGGTCACCACCATCAATCCTAGGGTTCATTAACCCCTATAGGTTTTAGTATCTTCTCAAAATACACTCTCGATGCCCTTTCCCTCTCCACGATGAATGGATCttattcaccgtgggtggaggaaaactcgatccatgtaggagaaagttttccttcatcatgCAGTGAAGGTTCACAAACACCTATATGGTTTTATTATGTTGCCCAAACAGCCCTCCCAATACCCTACCACACGTATTTGAAGCGTCACAGTAAATGGATTTCCATTCACCGTTTCTGAAGGAAAACTGGGTCCTATTTTAAAAGGGAttataatcctctccaattcttaaagtgtggcagtgcagCAATGCTAAGTGGAtatgtcgacacctggcaatTACCGCATCCAACCGTTCAAGTTCATTGATATGGACCGTTGGATGCGGCAGCTGTCAGGTGTCAACCTCTCCACCTAGTactgccgcactgccacactttaagaAATTGAAGAcgataatttttcttttaaaagtcATATGGATTAATTTTTAGACTCTCTCTCAACCCATGAAATGACATTGCTGCCCCCATCACATGCCTACTCTGAaggtctttgtttttttatttttttatccccCTTATAAAATTTCCTCCCAAATCTCAAAAGTAACTCTACTTTTAATCTTTGAAGACTAGAAGGGAAGGAAGTTCGAGTCACATGCTCAAGGTGatgatttgtttgttttatttgttcttAAAGCTCTCTCTGTGCGTGATTGGATAGCTGATAAATGTGGAATCACGGAATTAGCAGAGTATGGATGTGTGTGGACTTATTAGTAGTTGAGCATCTATACTCACGGACTCCGACCCAAAACCAGAATAGAACAAAGGCCTTAGGTATCGGTGTCAATGgtaccaataccaatacaaaTCGGCGGTATAATATTGGATTGGATGATCGTACAACAAAAAATATTGATACTACTGATTTTTTTAAGCATTTTACCCGGCCTCCTACAATACCGATACAACTGATCTGTATCGATATTGTATCAATATTCGTATCTCTATTGGTTGCCAGTACAATCGATATGATACCGAAACCGATACCTAAATCTATGTTATATGTTGCTACCTTGGTGTTcttcagggttttaaaacccataaTCAGGATTTTGATCAATCCCCATCAGATCAGAATCGAACAAAATTAGTTTGGAACCCAGTTCCAAATTTCACTAACCCTAGATTTTTTATAAGAATCAGGTAAGCCAGATCAGCCGAACCCGACTTTTATATGGATTATGATGGCTAGGAGTGTGCTTGGGGATGTGTGCCAGCCAACCCAACCATCGGAtgcctcattggagaggatcccgaTGCGGCGACGCCTTTTTATACACTGGTATTCATCATCATATCTGCAAACCTGGAAGAACATATGCAAATGAATGTTACATGCTCAAGGATGTGTGCCAATCAGTCTAgcctagggctgtaaatggataatcgaaaatctgaattcgatccgcatccatatccgtttaggggcatccgtattcgattagagatatccagaaaaaaaatccaaatactctgataaaaatccgaatccgaatacttaattataaaaattaagtaaataatgatcttgagggttttttaagattcaacaggttctagaatatgaggagaagagaatcatgatctaaaactatggattgagagtgaattgtatccactagggggaggaaggttcgagttacacaaggcagaggtgtaagcggatggtcgaaaatccgaattcaatccgcattcaaatccatccgaatccgtttagaggtatccgtattcgaccaaaaaatatccgaatccgattacatcagATCCGTATTCAaaccgaatctgatccgtttacaaaCCTACTTTTTATACACCGGTGTTCATCATCATATCTGCAAAACCAACTAGAAGTACATACACTATGATTGTTAAATGCTCTGAGATGTATTCCAGTTAGCCCGATGCCTTTTCGCACACCGGTGATCATCATAGTATGTGCAAAACCAAGTGGAAGTACATATACAATGAatgttttttgggtgaatatatACAATGAATGTTACATTGTTAATGTTATACTATTTATAAactatattaattaattaagataaTGAGTAGACACCTTGGGACTGCCCCTTTAATTAATGTCAATTGGTCTTGGATCAATCACTGTTCACAAAATTGATGTTTTCCAACGGTCTAATTGTACAATCAAGCcgtttaaattttgaaaaaacaacAGAAAGAGTTGGTAACTACCAATTAATTATGATGAACCTTCCTAGTTACTACTTATAGTTCTCCACGGGCCCCTAATGGGGAGGGGCTAATAATAATAGTGTGATATCCTGTGACTCTTCAATGAGAGAGATTCTCTGCCTAGCTTGAAGAAGTTACTAATAAATTGAGGAACCCAAAGAAGAAGGAATAAGAGGCCTAAAGGGAGTGGAAGAAGCAATGGGAAACTGCTCTAACAAAGGAGCAATCGAAAGAAGTAATGGTGATTTCATCCGAATCATGACGGATTCCGGTGGGATAATGGAGTTGGAAGGACCCCTTCAGGTCCGAAACATCATTGAAGATTTTCCTGGATATGGTGTTTTCCGGCGGGATCAGGTGTCTTCGCGGTTGTTCCACCATGATAAGCTTCTCAATGGTCATTCATACTATCTTCTTCCATTGAAGAAGGATGATCAGAAGATGGATATGGGCATGGACATAGACATGAAGTTGGTCAGTGAAGGCAAATCGGGGAGAAATTCATCGGTaggaaccaccaccaccaccacaaccaggCCAGCCCTTGAAGTCTTGCCATCGCCGGGGAAAGGTGTTTGGAGAGTGAAATTGGTGATTGACACTAAGGAACTTGGGGAGATATTGTCTGAGCAGGTGAACACAGAGGCTTTGATTGAGAAGATGAGGAGTGCTGCTAGCTCGGCTAATGCCACTCCAAAGCGACGCAAAGGGGGTCCTTGGGGTCTGGCTCGGAGACCCAACCTTTCTAATGTGTGTAAGTTAGCCATGGAAGATCACAAGTAGCATAGCTTGCCCAACCATTGATGGGCTAGCTTCTTTTGTTTGTATATAGTTCAGTTTGGCAAAGCTTGAACAACCAATTAAGCAactcttaccttttttttttgggttctcttAATCTTGGAGCAATCAACTATATGCAactctctctatcttttttttttttccccttcatttTGGGTGCAATTGCCATTCTTTTATGGGTTATTGTCTACTAACAGGAAAAATTAGGCTTCTTTTGTCAATCAATGTATAATGTTTAACTGTAACAAAGTTTAAAGTTTCCACAAGAAAGGGAATGGTAGATATGGTTGGgtgcatgatatatatatatatatatatatagcctatAGAGGATGGGATATTGGTACCCAAATCTTCAATCATGtttaatggtattttttttCATCATAATTTTTCATAGCGatagggttctttgagcaaacGGCATAGGGAACACACCAATGGTGAGTGATGAAACAGggatcaaaatgaccaaaaacctGATGGGCACGAAAATTGTCCCCTAAACGTTAATATGAGATGTTTGGTGGGTCTTCTATATTATAAATCCATCTGATGAATATAATTTCCAAActtgaaagattctatttgggaagaggagaggagagaggggaaggagagaagggaatGTAATATTTTGATCCTAAGACCACTGGAGATTCTAATTTCTTTTGGGGCAATATctatccgagagtgtggcctacgtcagcactcccatgtatctatctctttcctcttcaaaacaagggggcagatgtgtcttttcatatggcgaggagagagatagactcatgggagtgctgacataggccacactcccgagcAGAGAACTGTCTCCCTTTCTTTTGTatcattttgttttcttcaatctaattctttatttatctataacaaaaataaaaagtgaggggggggggggatgaacCCTGATAAAaagtgggagggggggggggatgaacCCTGAAAGACAGTGTGGCCCTTGTACCAAGACACAAAGTGGGCACGAAATGATCGACACACATCCATGAAAGGTGAAATCCTACCGggttttcatcctctcaagtgcagtgcgccacacttaagaatccaaccgtaaaaacattgacatctttttatcctttctagtGTTGGGTAGACAATTGGGCACTTAAAAAATAAGTTGGGGGGGAGGAGAACCCTGAAAGACAGTCTGGCCCTTGGGCCAAGACACAGAGGGGACACAAAATGATCGGcacacccccatgaaaggcgaaatCCTAccggattttcatcctctcaagtgcggtgcactgtccagtgcaccacacttaagaatccaacaaTAAAAACATGCACAATGGcatctttttatcttctcaagtgttgggtggacgGTTGGAAGTTGATGCTTCCACacacactcccattggccctggTGCTGGCGTAAAGGCCACACTGCGtttagggaaccctctcccaataaAAAATAGTTGAACCTCCAAACCCATGGTGTGATTTTAGAAGCTATTGGTTACCTCCTAGCTTGTGAATTTATATTGGTTTGAGTTCTtaaatttaaagggaaaaatgaATGTATAGGAACTAATTTCATCCCGTATGCCCAAAATAAACTTGAATTAAGATAGCAGAGGTATAGAATTAACAGGTCAATCAATGGCGCAAATCCGCTCCTCATGTTGATGGCGGCGTTTCCGGCGCTATTGTCGACAgcttttcaaaattcaaacgtTCCTCTTCAAGGTAATCTCAGTCTCTCATCTTCATAGTCCATTGCATGCATCACTGACAATTGaggggttcaactaagaaccactctacaatAGGATCAATAATAAAAGCAAATCAGAATTTGAGggtaaacaccaaaatagaaggtaacaaaTGCTAGGCAAACCAGCATTGGAGTGTCCTCCAAGCTTGATCGAAGGCTGCCTTTAATTGGGTGAATATCTGCTCCAAGTTTAAGTCAATTCTGATGGTTGATTGTTGAGTTCTCAAGAGGGTTTGAAAATTGAAACTAGCCTCCAAAAAAGAAGGTTGATGGAGGAACCAATCTGGTCACCAAGCAGTAGGGGAAGCCAAGTAAGATAGAGTGTTGGTCAGGTTGTGCTCTCAAGGTGCTTTGAGTATGACCTCAGTAGGTTCAGCAGTTGCTGTTTCAAGAGCCTTGAGGTTGCAGTAGGCAAACTAGATGGATGAT is drawn from Telopea speciosissima isolate NSW1024214 ecotype Mountain lineage chromosome 1, Tspe_v1, whole genome shotgun sequence and contains these coding sequences:
- the LOC122657140 gene encoding uncharacterized protein LOC122657140, producing the protein MGNCSNKGAIERSNGDFIRIMTDSGGIMELEGPLQVRNIIEDFPGYGVFRRDQVSSRLFHHDKLLNGHSYYLLPLKKDDQKMDMGMDIDMKLVSEGKSGRNSSVGTTTTTTTRPALEVLPSPGKGVWRVKLVIDTKELGEILSEQVNTEALIEKMRSAASSANATPKRRKGGPWGLARRPNLSNVCKLAMEDHK